A single Anopheles maculipalpis chromosome 3RL, idAnoMacuDA_375_x, whole genome shotgun sequence DNA region contains:
- the LOC126564239 gene encoding sodium-coupled monocarboxylate transporter 1-like has product MDEDIVLLEDSSVELSTGSYAGTTTASTFDPVTIVTQLITESTKLLTTAAVETTSSIMSTISSTPTTVVMESSTIVMDSTAISDASSITTTESILTSSTAPSPITETLLFSWFDYTIFALLLLLSTFIGVYFGFLSKIKQNNKKEYLLGGKTMNKFPVSASLIASHISGITMLGVPSEMYSHGTQYWMFIIPAFTVALLMKSIYLPVFYDLQVTSAFTYLELRFDKFVRSAASLVYAVQCIIYIPIVIYVPALAFSQVTGINLHVITPIICVICIFYTTVGGLRAVVWTDTLQFVLMIGACIAVIVLGISSVGGFMEVWEAADRGKRLVFFNMDPDPFVRTSFWTVCLGLTTLWVSNLAVNQGCVQRFLAVPDLRVAKNSLIIFTGGLIFVKSCSCFIGLLIYAKYETCDPFSIKKISKIDQILPYYIMDVGTKIPGLPGLFVSGIFSAALSTMSSVLNTLAGTIYEDFIHHRMPNASEKKASNIMKMLVVLLGFLVLGLVFVAERMGQVMHIAIASSGVTSGTMLGMFSAGMISRRINTKGIISAAVVSMAITGTVMTGAQLNPKPPMLPLRTDGCDGDILTNVTTILTETVAQTVETDTVPLIFKLSFMHYSLLGLISFFIVSFVVSYLTGGGDINDERLLAPFLRNTDKLEKEMTQLKHNIKYEDIGSALRELQKSSDLEKK; this is encoded by the exons ATGGACGAGGATATAGTATTACTGGAGGATTCTAGCGTGGAACTGTCCACCGGTTCCTATGCAGGGACAACAACAGCTTCTACATTCGATCCTGTTACAATCGTAACGCAACTTATAACCGAATCCACCAAACTACTGACCACTGCAGCAGTTGAGACTACCTCTAGTATAATGTCCACCATATCCAGTACGCCAACTACGGTAGTCATGGAATCGTCCACGATCGTAATGGATTCAACTGCGATATCGGATGCCTCATCGATTACAACAACTGAGAGCATCCTTACCAGCAGCACAGCGCCATCACCAATCACCGAGACACTTCTATTCTCCTGGTTTGACTATACGATCTTCGCGCTGCTTCTACTACTCTCCACATTTATTGGAGTTTACTTCGGATTTCTATCGAAGATCAAGCAGAACAACAAGAAGGAATATCTTCTGGGTGGTAAAACGATGAACAAATTCCCCGTGTCGGCTTCCCTTATTGCAAG TCATATTTCGGGGATCACAATGCTAGGAGTACCGTCTGAAATGTACAGTCACGGGACGCAGTACTGGATGTTCATAATTCCAGCCTTTACG GTTGCGCTCCTAATGAAATCAATCTATCTGCCAGTTTTCTACGACCTCCAAGTAACTTCCGCCTTCACCTATCTCGAGCTGCGCTTTGACAAGTTCGTTCGATCGGCTGCAAGTTTGGTGTACGCGGTTCAGTGCATCATCTACATCCCGATTGTGATTTACGTTCCAGCGCTCGCTTTCAGTCAGGTAACGGGCATTAATCTACACGTAATCACACCGATTATCTGTGTGATCTGTATCTTCTACACTACCGTTGGTGGACTGAGAGCTGTTGTCTGGACCGATACCCTACAGTTCGTGCTCATGATCGGAGCTTGTATAGCTGTGATCGTACTAGGCATTAGTTCTGTTGGTGGATTCATGGAGGTTTGGGAAGCGGCTGATCGTGGAAAGCGACTTGTCTTCTTCAA TATGGATCCGGACCCCTTTGTTCGCACATCGTTCTGGACGGTCTGTCTAGGACTCACAACTCTCTGGGTCTCTAACCTAGCCGTAAATCAGGGTTGCGTTCAACGATTCCTCGCCGTCCCGGATCTTCGTGTAGCCAAAAACTCACTCATCATCTTTACCGGGGGTCTTATCTTCGTGAAGAGTTGCTCGTGCTTTATCGGACTTCTGATCTATGCCAAGTACGAAACCTGCGACCCGTTCTCCATAAAGAAGATCTCCAAAATTGATCAAATTCTACCGTACTACATTATGGACGTTGGCACGAAGATTCCAGGACTTCCGGGGCTTTTCGTGTCCGGAATCTTCTCTGCTGCTCTGTCGACGATGTCCTCGGTACTGAATACCCTGGCGGGTACTATATACGAAGACTTCATCCACCATCGTATGCCGAATGCAAGCGAGAAGAAGGCAAGCAACATCATGAAGATGTTGGTAGTCCTACTCGGATTCTTGGTGCTTGGACTCGTGTTCGTTGCCGAACGAATGGGACAGGTGATGCACATTGCCATTGCGTCCTCGGGTGTAACATCCGGTACGATGTTGGGGATGTTCTCGGCTGGTATGATTTCGCGGCGCATCAACACAAAAGGTATTATCAGTGCGGCGGTTGTTTCAATGGCTATCACCGGTACGGTAATGACGGGTGCTCAACTAAACCCGAAACCACCGATGCTTCCACTGCGGACCGATGGATGTGATGGGGACATACTCACCAATGTAACTACGATTCTAACTGAAACTGTGGCGCAAACTGTAGAGACGGATACAGTTCCACTAATCTTTAAGCTAAGCTTTATGCACTACTCGCTTTTGGGGTTGATTAGCTTCTTCATTGTGTCGTTCGTTGTGAGTTATCTGACCGGTGGTGGGGACATTAACGACGAACGGTTGCTTGCACCCTTTCTACGCAACACGGACAAGCTGGAGAAGGAGATGACACAGCTGAAGCACAACATCAAGTATGAGGATATCGGTTCGGCGCTACGAGAGCTACAAAAATCGTCTGATTtggagaaaaaatga